In Methanoregula formicica SMSP, the DNA window CCGCCCCAGACAGGCGTCCCGATCACGACAAGATCAGATTCGGAGAGATCGATATTGTCCGGCTGAGATCCGGTATCCCGCACGTTCATGCCGGGCGAATGGCGGGCCATGAACGCAACAAACCGGGACAGGAGATCCTTTGACTGGATCTCGATGATCTCCCCCCCGCAGGCATTCCGGATCTGTTCAGCAATTCCATAGGTTGTTCCCGTATACGATGCACAGATAATTGTCAGGTTCATACTCACACGTCCGCATTCTCGCTGTTTCCTTCACCTGTTTCTCCGTCAGCCATGCCCCTGAGCGGGTTCGCCGCAATGATCTGCCGGAGCAGTTCCCCGCCGGCATCCGGGTTCTTCGCGTCATCCTGGTTAAGGCTGATCTCAGCCATAACTGTCACATCCCGCTCCTCCAGTGATTTCCTGAGGAGGGGAAGAGCCTCCCCGGGCTGGTTGATGCAGGTGGTAAAGACCACGGCCATCTTGCCCTCGCACCCACGGAGTGCCTGTACCGCGGCGTTGATGGCCGGTGCGGGCTTCCAGGCCCAGACCGGCGTCCCGATGATCAGGAGGTCATACCCGGATACATCGATCTCGCCCGGCTCGATCGGGTCACAGGCTCCTTTCCGGGAACGGACAACCCCTGTTGTGTACGCGGTGAAGGAAGAGTAGGGAGCCCGTGTCCGCACCTCGACAAGATCGCAGCCGCTCGCGTTCCGGATCCCTTCGGCAACCCGCCTTGTAACCCCTGAATATGAGTAGAAGACAACGCAGGCGCGGACCGGCCGGCCGGGCGTGGCTTTCCGCACCATCTCGCGGCTGCACTGCTGCATCACGCTTGCGTACATCAGCTCGAAACGGTTCCGGAACTCCATCATCCGTTCACGGTTGACCGTGTAATAGACGTAGAACCCGTCCCGGCGCGACCCGACAAGTCCCTCGGCTTTCAGGGTCTTTAAATGCTGCGAGACCGCTGGCTGGGAGATCTTCAGCCGGGCGGCAAGTTCGCTGACACCGAGCGTCCCACTCGTGTCCGTTGAAAGGATGTAAATGATCTGGAGCCTTGTTAAGTCACCGAGTGCCTTAAATGTCCCGGCCATCTGCGGGACGATCTCGCAGAGATTGTTGCACTCAGCGCACTTTTTGCAGGGCTCCATAGAATCTGTATAAGTGTTTGCTTATACACTTATATCTTTTTAGCTCTGCATCAGTTGTGCATGGCAGCACCTGCGGTCTTCGTGCAATACCGGAACAGAAAAAGAGGGATCAGTATTTGGGACTGATCTTGTGGAGTTTTGGATCGATCTTGTACGCGATCGGCCGGTCGAGCAGGTCAAGTACATTCACTTTCTGGTCGATCAAATCCTGGTAATTGAAGTTCTCGGACTTTATTGAACTTCCCTCCCCCCACATGACCACGATTCCTTCCGGTACCTTCTTGCTTGCTACGATGTCTGGCATACACTGCGATGGAAGGGACGGGTAATGAATGTTACGACCTTACCAACAACAGTACCCCTGCCACCTGCGATCTTCTGGAGGGATCACGCGACAGGAATGTAGATCTCCGTCAGGATCTCTTCCGGAGGGACTTCCTGCGGATCATTGGGATAGATCTCGCGAATCGGGCCGCTGATCGTCAGTCCTCTTTTTTCTATCCATGCGAATGCGGAAAGGTATGTGGATTCGCAGGATTCGTAGGGGCCCTTGTGCGTGACATGAACCATCGTTCCTCCGGGCAACGTGTACCGCCGGATATCCCCGCTTCCGGACGCAGGGCCGGCCACTGGCCAGGCAACCTCAACCCGGGCAGTACCGTTTGCATCTGCCGCTTGTACCGCTTCCGGAGAGCATTCATGGCAGTTGAAGACGGGCGGGCCGGCGATGGGGAT includes these proteins:
- a CDS encoding flavodoxin family protein, yielding MNLTIICASYTGTTYGIAEQIRNACGGEIIEIQSKDLLSRFVAFMARHSPGMNVRDTGSQPDNIDLSESDLVVIGTPVWGGKPVPAIRKALVALTGCRGKRAVIFATCGEKAGTTLQVLEKDLAAKGMIITGQFSLSKKEIEDGTLVAALIAKVQEEADKA
- a CDS encoding metalloregulator ArsR/SmtB family transcription factor — encoded protein: MEPCKKCAECNNLCEIVPQMAGTFKALGDLTRLQIIYILSTDTSGTLGVSELAARLKISQPAVSQHLKTLKAEGLVGSRRDGFYVYYTVNRERMMEFRNRFELMYASVMQQCSREMVRKATPGRPVRACVVFYSYSGVTRRVAEGIRNASGCDLVEVRTRAPYSSFTAYTTGVVRSRKGACDPIEPGEIDVSGYDLLIIGTPVWAWKPAPAINAAVQALRGCEGKMAVVFTTCINQPGEALPLLRKSLEERDVTVMAEISLNQDDAKNPDAGGELLRQIIAANPLRGMADGETGEGNSENADV
- a CDS encoding GyrI-like domain-containing protein: MPETGKVAIVEIPPMDVLGTEKSGTYALIPELLMKVLSYMMEQKIPIAGPPVFNCHECSPEAVQAADANGTARVEVAWPVAGPASGSGDIRRYTLPGGTMVHVTHKGPYESCESTYLSAFAWIEKRGLTISGPIREIYPNDPQEVPPEEILTEIYIPVA